The following proteins come from a genomic window of Microbacterium sulfonylureivorans:
- a CDS encoding PLDc N-terminal domain-containing protein: MTRALLILALVATAFWVFTIVDCAVQPPTRHRGVSKPVWILIVVLIPVLGGLLWLLVGRVRRSAIAARRAPDDDPEFLGSLGAITDQDERIRRLEEELAQLDAEDDDPRWAADAPGQAAPGTPKAASPDAPPDPPVRPADGDDERGQRGAVS; encoded by the coding sequence ATGACACGGGCCCTGCTGATACTGGCCCTGGTGGCGACCGCGTTCTGGGTCTTCACCATCGTCGACTGCGCGGTCCAGCCGCCCACTCGGCATCGCGGCGTGAGCAAGCCGGTCTGGATCCTCATCGTGGTGCTGATCCCGGTGCTCGGCGGTCTCCTCTGGCTTCTCGTCGGCCGCGTGCGCCGCTCGGCGATCGCTGCCCGCCGCGCCCCCGACGACGACCCCGAGTTCCTCGGCAGCCTGGGTGCGATCACCGACCAGGATGAGCGCATCCGCCGCCTGGAGGAGGAGCTCGCCCAGCTCGACGCAGAGGACGACGACCCTCGCTGGGCGGCAGACGCCCCCGGCCAGGCCGCGCCGGGCACGCCGAAGGCCGCGTCCCCCGACGCTCCGCCCGATCCGCCCGTGCGCCCCGCCGACGGCGACGACGAGCGCGGTCAGCGCGGAGCCGTCAGCTGA
- a CDS encoding DUF4229 domain-containing protein yields MKARSALVYTVLRLLAFLVPFGILMLFPVMQEYYWLAAIFAALIGLSLSMLFLRRPLDDMTSGLAERRARTKRAASDEDVEDAVTDAPETRSAD; encoded by the coding sequence GTGAAAGCGCGCTCAGCCCTCGTCTACACGGTGCTGCGGCTCCTCGCCTTCCTCGTGCCGTTCGGCATCCTCATGCTCTTCCCGGTCATGCAGGAGTACTACTGGCTTGCGGCGATCTTCGCCGCCCTCATCGGCCTGAGCCTGTCGATGCTCTTCCTGCGGCGGCCACTCGACGACATGACCTCGGGACTCGCCGAGCGACGCGCACGCACGAAGCGGGCCGCCAGCGACGAGGACGTCGAGGACGCCGTGACCGACGCCCCCGAGACCCGCTCCGCGGACTGA
- a CDS encoding 1,4-dihydroxy-2-naphthoate polyprenyltransferase: protein MAGTPSKKRKHPGPKKQPSRGNPQRVRESRDPRTVEPVTTGDWIAAARLRTLPLAVTPIVIGTAAAILVVDRFHWVIALFCLIVSVSLQIGVNFANDYSDGIRGTDDHRVGPARLTASRRVRPRAVLSVALLFFAIAAVAGLAITIRTQQWWLIAVGLVCIVAAWFYTGGKRPYGYYGLGELFVFVFFGLVATLGTTWVQAFALPQEAWFGAVAAGLLACAVLLANNLRDLDQDRAAGKRTLTVLIGRTATRWLFTVFVLVPFGIAIFLALFYPIAWLTLLVLLAALPAILIVWTYRDPRELVVALGLTSLTSIAYGAFLAWALIG from the coding sequence GTGGCAGGCACTCCCAGCAAGAAGCGCAAGCATCCCGGTCCGAAGAAGCAGCCGTCGCGGGGGAACCCGCAGCGCGTGCGCGAGTCGCGCGACCCGCGCACCGTCGAGCCGGTGACCACCGGCGACTGGATCGCCGCGGCGCGCCTGCGTACGCTGCCCCTCGCGGTGACGCCGATCGTGATCGGCACGGCAGCGGCGATCCTCGTCGTCGACCGGTTCCACTGGGTGATCGCGCTCTTCTGCCTGATCGTCTCGGTGTCGCTGCAGATCGGCGTCAACTTCGCCAACGACTACAGCGACGGCATCCGGGGAACCGACGACCACCGCGTCGGCCCGGCGCGGCTGACGGCGTCGCGCAGGGTCAGGCCTCGCGCCGTCCTCAGCGTCGCGCTGCTGTTCTTCGCGATCGCCGCAGTCGCGGGCCTCGCGATAACGATCCGGACGCAGCAGTGGTGGCTCATCGCCGTCGGCCTGGTGTGCATCGTCGCCGCGTGGTTCTACACCGGGGGCAAGCGGCCCTACGGCTACTACGGCCTCGGCGAGCTGTTCGTCTTCGTGTTCTTCGGGCTGGTCGCCACGCTCGGCACCACGTGGGTGCAGGCCTTCGCCCTGCCGCAGGAGGCGTGGTTCGGCGCGGTCGCGGCGGGGCTCCTCGCCTGCGCCGTGCTGCTCGCGAACAACCTGCGCGACCTCGACCAGGACCGTGCCGCGGGAAAGCGCACCCTCACGGTGCTGATCGGCCGCACGGCGACCCGGTGGCTGTTCACCGTGTTCGTGCTCGTGCCGTTCGGGATCGCGATCTTCCTCGCGCTGTTCTACCCGATCGCGTGGCTGACCCTGCTCGTGCTCCTGGCGGCGCTGCCGGCGATCCTCATCGTGTGGACCTACCGCGACCCGCGCGAGCTCGTCGTGGCACTCGGCCTCACGTCGCTCACCTCGATCGCCTACGGGGCGTTCCTCGCCTGGGCCTTGATCGGCTGA
- a CDS encoding VOC family protein, which yields MLSIGTIVLTVEDIERAGAFWRAALGYVNRGEPSEDWLILDPPGKANWAAPGASVALSVTGYPQHYPPRIHLDLYAEDQAAEIRRLLSFGAREVDWHDYPDDADWVVLEDTEGNRFCVVDTGDFSAA from the coding sequence ATGCTGAGCATCGGGACGATCGTGCTGACGGTGGAGGACATCGAGCGGGCGGGCGCCTTCTGGCGGGCGGCCCTGGGCTACGTGAACCGCGGCGAGCCGAGCGAAGACTGGCTCATCCTCGACCCGCCCGGAAAGGCGAACTGGGCCGCACCCGGGGCGAGCGTCGCCCTGTCGGTCACCGGCTATCCGCAGCACTATCCCCCGCGCATCCATCTCGATCTCTACGCGGAGGACCAGGCGGCCGAGATACGGCGGCTCCTCTCCTTCGGCGCGCGCGAGGTCGACTGGCACGACTACCCCGACGATGCGGACTGGGTCGTGCTCGAAGACACCGAGGGCAACCGGTTCTGCGTGGTCGACACGGGCGACTTCTCCGCCGCGTGA
- a CDS encoding AMP-binding protein, with amino-acid sequence MNLEPVTGDDPRDVLRALKSALHGAGPALGLGLVSELPGQVRPGTAVVVTTSGSTGVPKSVVLSRDALTASALATADRVGEGAWLLALPASYVAGMQVLVRSIVADREPAILSGSFTPQSFAAAALMMASSERGLRIPTYTSLVPAQLATLLDAAEQDAAVRTALRSFETILVGGQALPPVTLERAEAAGARVVRTYGSTETSGGCVYDGTPLRGVRVRIERGEVQVAGPTLAEGYLGDDELTDAVFPRAADGTRWYRTGDAGLLEDGLLRVRGRIDNVIVSGGVNVSLDRVERVVRTVPGLSGAVVVGVPDERWGEASVVVAIRGESLRRSESVQLEEARAAVKDEIGSYARPSRLVLVDELATLPSGKPDREAIRRAVAALH; translated from the coding sequence ATGAACCTCGAGCCCGTCACCGGCGACGACCCCCGCGACGTCCTGCGGGCGCTCAAGAGCGCGCTGCACGGCGCCGGACCGGCGCTCGGACTGGGGCTGGTGAGCGAGCTTCCCGGTCAGGTTCGACCCGGCACGGCCGTCGTCGTGACGACCTCGGGGTCGACCGGCGTGCCGAAGAGCGTGGTCCTCAGCCGCGACGCCCTCACCGCCAGCGCGCTGGCCACGGCGGATCGCGTGGGCGAAGGCGCCTGGCTCCTCGCGCTCCCGGCGAGCTACGTCGCCGGGATGCAGGTCCTGGTGCGGTCGATCGTCGCCGACCGGGAGCCCGCCATCCTCAGCGGATCGTTCACGCCGCAGTCGTTCGCGGCGGCCGCCCTCATGATGGCGTCGTCGGAGCGCGGGCTGCGCATCCCGACCTACACGTCCCTCGTGCCGGCGCAGCTCGCGACCCTCCTCGACGCCGCCGAGCAGGACGCCGCCGTGCGCACCGCGCTCCGCTCGTTCGAGACGATCCTCGTCGGCGGGCAGGCGCTGCCGCCGGTGACGCTCGAGCGCGCCGAGGCCGCCGGCGCCCGCGTCGTCCGCACCTACGGATCGACCGAGACCTCGGGCGGCTGCGTGTACGACGGGACGCCGCTGCGGGGAGTGCGCGTGCGGATCGAGCGCGGCGAGGTTCAGGTTGCAGGCCCGACCCTGGCCGAGGGCTATCTCGGCGACGACGAGCTGACGGATGCCGTGTTCCCCCGCGCAGCCGACGGCACGCGGTGGTACCGCACGGGCGATGCGGGGCTCCTCGAGGACGGACTGCTGCGCGTCCGCGGACGGATCGACAACGTCATCGTCTCCGGCGGGGTGAACGTGTCCCTCGACCGCGTGGAGCGGGTCGTCCGCACCGTACCCGGGCTGTCCGGCGCGGTGGTGGTCGGCGTGCCCGACGAGCGGTGGGGCGAGGCATCCGTCGTCGTGGCCATCCGCGGCGAGTCGCTGCGCCGGAGCGAGTCGGTGCAGCTCGAAGAGGCGCGCGCCGCAGTCAAGGACGAGATCGGGTCGTACGCGCGGCCGTCGCGCCTCGTGCTCGTGGACGAGCTCGCGACGCTGCCCTCCGGCAAGCCCGACCGCGAGGCCATCCGACGCGCGGTCGCCGCGCTGCACTGA
- a CDS encoding 1,4-dihydroxy-2-naphthoyl-CoA synthase: MVSELFDEDEWMPAPGASGFTDITAHVSKDGRIARIAFDRPEVRNAFRPHTVDELYRALDSARQDPRVGVVLVTGNGPSPKDGGWAFCSGGDQRIRGRDGYKYSETDEVTDVAHSPSAAPPQTPGLLARTGRLHILEVQRLIRFMPKVVIAVIPGWAAGGGHSLHVVCDLSIASAEHGRFKQTDADVGSFDAGYGSAYFARQIGQKNAREVFFLAEEYSAQRAYEMGAVNRVVPHAELEREAIAMARTILTKSPTAIRMLKFAFNAVDDGLVGQQVFAGEATRLAYGTDEAVEGRDAFLEKRDPDWSPYPWHF, translated from the coding sequence ATGGTCTCCGAGCTGTTCGACGAAGACGAATGGATGCCGGCACCCGGCGCCTCGGGCTTCACCGACATCACCGCGCACGTGTCGAAGGACGGGCGCATCGCGCGCATCGCGTTCGACCGCCCCGAGGTGCGCAACGCCTTCCGACCGCACACCGTCGACGAGCTGTATCGCGCGCTCGACTCGGCGCGGCAGGACCCGCGCGTCGGCGTCGTGCTCGTCACGGGCAACGGGCCGAGCCCGAAGGACGGCGGCTGGGCGTTCTGCTCCGGCGGCGACCAGCGCATCCGGGGGCGCGACGGGTACAAGTACTCCGAGACCGACGAGGTCACCGACGTCGCCCATTCGCCTTCCGCGGCTCCGCCGCAGACCCCCGGTCTGCTGGCGCGCACCGGACGCCTCCACATCCTCGAAGTGCAGCGGCTGATCCGGTTCATGCCCAAGGTCGTCATCGCCGTCATCCCAGGGTGGGCCGCCGGTGGCGGGCACTCGCTGCACGTCGTGTGCGACCTGTCGATCGCGAGCGCCGAGCACGGCCGGTTCAAGCAGACGGACGCGGATGTCGGATCCTTCGACGCAGGCTACGGCTCCGCGTACTTCGCGCGACAGATCGGGCAGAAGAACGCCCGGGAGGTGTTCTTCCTCGCCGAGGAGTACTCGGCGCAGCGAGCGTACGAGATGGGCGCCGTCAACCGAGTCGTCCCCCACGCCGAGCTCGAGCGCGAGGCGATCGCGATGGCGCGCACGATCCTCACCAAGTCGCCGACCGCGATCCGCATGCTCAAGTTCGCGTTCAACGCCGTCGACGACGGGCTCGTGGGCCAGCAGGTGTTCGCCGGCGAGGCGACTCGCCTGGCCTACGGCACCGACGAGGCGGTCGAGGGACGAGACGCGTTCCTCGAGAAGCGCGACCCGGACTGGTCGCCGTATCCGTGGCACTTCTGA
- a CDS encoding LLM class F420-dependent oxidoreductase — MLLDTPVRLGIQLQPQHAPYSAFRDAVLRLEDLGVDILFNWDHFFPLSGDPDGLHFESWTMLAAWAEQTERVEFGSLVNCNSYRNPDLQADMARTIDHISAKDGTGRFIFATGSGWFARDYEEYGYEFGTAGSRLDDLAAGLARIEARWEKLNPAPTRRIPVMIGGKGEQKTLRLVARHADIWHSFVRPDELAHKIGVIERWAEKEERDTSGLVISNELHQRGEAFADDLYDAGVRLFTLGFQGPDWDYDLVTSWLRWRDAKNGA, encoded by the coding sequence CGCCTCGGCATCCAGCTGCAGCCGCAGCACGCGCCGTACTCGGCCTTCCGCGACGCCGTGCTCCGCCTCGAAGACCTCGGCGTCGACATCCTCTTCAACTGGGACCACTTCTTCCCCCTGTCGGGCGATCCCGACGGGCTCCACTTCGAGTCGTGGACGATGCTGGCCGCCTGGGCGGAGCAGACCGAGCGCGTCGAGTTCGGGTCGCTGGTGAACTGCAACAGCTATCGCAACCCCGACCTCCAGGCCGACATGGCGCGGACGATCGACCACATCTCTGCGAAGGACGGCACCGGGCGCTTCATCTTCGCCACCGGGTCGGGCTGGTTCGCCCGGGACTACGAGGAGTACGGCTACGAGTTCGGCACAGCCGGCTCGCGGCTCGACGACCTCGCCGCCGGCCTGGCCCGCATCGAGGCGCGCTGGGAGAAGCTGAACCCCGCGCCGACGCGGCGCATCCCGGTCATGATCGGCGGCAAGGGCGAGCAGAAGACCCTGCGGCTGGTGGCCCGTCACGCCGACATCTGGCACAGCTTCGTGCGCCCCGACGAGCTCGCCCACAAGATCGGCGTGATCGAGCGGTGGGCCGAGAAGGAGGAGCGCGACACGTCGGGCCTCGTCATCTCCAACGAACTGCATCAGCGGGGCGAGGCCTTCGCCGACGACCTCTACGACGCCGGCGTGCGCCTGTTCACCCTCGGATTCCAAGGACCGGACTGGGACTACGACCTCGTGACGTCGTGGCTGCGCTGGCGCGACGCCAAGAACGGGGCATGA